One part of the Saprospiraceae bacterium genome encodes these proteins:
- a CDS encoding nitrous oxide reductase accessory protein NosL yields the protein MIKISSTSRIIIAISSLSLIVTYFVPIWRIDLFAPQYPEGLTMKIWLYTLKGDVEIINGLNHYIGMRHIKVEMFPEFSFLIYIVAFYILLGLMVAYFGRLAILFWYLVFTAFGGVFSMFDFYRWGYDYGHNLDDTAAIKVPGLSYQPPLIGHKRLLNFDAYSLPDIGGWIVFIAATIMLIIWIYEYYRHHKFHMNKPILGLLFISLFSISCNVKPEPFKYGVDICYTCKMGIIEPRFGAECVTKKGKIYKFDDIGCMVRLLKSGMLEESELKYIVVANYEKENELLDVNTSTFVVGTEIKSPMNFNTAAFSDTIQAKLFILQKQLKILDWHAVYQNIE from the coding sequence ATGATAAAAATTAGCAGTACCTCTAGAATTATCATTGCAATATCATCTCTTTCTTTGATTGTAACTTATTTTGTTCCAATCTGGAGAATAGATTTATTTGCGCCTCAATATCCTGAAGGTTTAACTATGAAAATTTGGTTATATACCTTAAAAGGAGATGTTGAAATTATTAATGGGTTGAATCATTATATCGGTATGCGGCACATTAAGGTTGAAATGTTTCCAGAATTTTCATTTTTAATTTACATTGTCGCATTTTATATTTTATTAGGACTTATGGTTGCCTATTTTGGAAGACTTGCAATTCTATTCTGGTATTTAGTATTTACAGCCTTTGGTGGTGTATTTAGTATGTTCGATTTTTATCGTTGGGGTTATGATTATGGTCATAATTTAGATGATACTGCCGCAATTAAGGTTCCTGGTTTATCGTATCAGCCACCTTTAATAGGTCACAAACGACTCTTAAATTTTGATGCTTATTCATTACCAGATATAGGTGGTTGGATCGTATTTATTGCTGCTACCATAATGCTGATAATATGGATCTATGAATATTACAGACATCATAAATTTCATATGAATAAGCCAATCCTTGGTTTGCTTTTTATAAGTTTATTTTCTATTTCATGCAATGTGAAACCAGAACCATTCAAATATGGAGTAGATATTTGCTATACCTGTAAGATGGGAATCATTGAACCCAGATTTGGAGCAGAGTGCGTAACGAAGAAAGGTAAAATATATAAATTTGATGATATAGGCTGTATGGTTCGATTGTTAAAATCAGGAATGTTAGAAGAATCGGAGTTAAAATATATCGTAGTTGCAAACTACGAAAAGGAAAATGAATTATTGGATGTTAATACAAGTACATTTGTTGTTGGAACTGAAATTAAAAGTCCAATGAATTTCAATACTGCAGCATTTTCAGATACCATACAAGCAAAATTATTTATTTTACAAAAACAACTTAAAATATTGGATTGGCATGCCGTTTATCAAAATATCGAATAA
- the nosD gene encoding nitrous oxide reductase family maturation protein NosD gives MPFIKISNKSGKLYLGVILIFLFSASTLLARTLFVGPNHNVKNLKNTIQIARDGDTILLDGGYYNEGNLIIDKNICLIGKNLPVLDGAFKYEILTISGDHIAISGIKFINCGASAMNDFASIKCIDATNILLSNNVIIDSYFGIHVSNSSNIKIVDNIIVGSPKTEQNCGNGIHLWKCNHIIINDNQVRGHRDGIYLEFVTESMIQNNFSSKNIRYGLHFMFSHKNAYICNTFKDNGAGVAVMYSHEVQMEQNTFENNWGASAYGILLKDISDSKIYGNFFIKNTVGIYMEGSSRIIVMKNLFKENGWALKVQASCDGNSFLNNNFFGNSFDVSTNGTMTLNTFSENYWDKYEGYDLAKDGFGDIPYHPVNLFSMIVEQNPSTLILLRSILISFLDKAEKAIPSLTPENLFDKKPLLFPNIL, from the coding sequence ATGCCGTTTATCAAAATATCGAATAAAAGTGGGAAGCTTTATTTGGGAGTTATTCTGATATTTTTGTTTTCAGCATCTACTCTTTTGGCCAGAACATTATTTGTGGGCCCCAATCATAATGTAAAAAATTTAAAGAATACTATTCAAATTGCCAGGGATGGTGATACTATATTATTAGATGGGGGTTATTACAATGAAGGTAATTTGATTATCGATAAAAATATTTGTCTTATCGGGAAGAATTTGCCGGTGCTAGATGGAGCCTTTAAATATGAAATATTGACGATAAGTGGAGATCATATTGCGATTTCAGGTATTAAATTTATTAACTGCGGCGCCTCTGCGATGAATGATTTTGCATCTATTAAATGTATTGATGCTACGAATATCTTGCTTTCAAATAATGTTATCATAGATTCCTATTTTGGAATTCACGTTTCGAATTCGTCGAATATTAAAATCGTTGATAATATCATTGTAGGATCCCCAAAGACAGAGCAGAATTGTGGCAATGGCATTCATTTGTGGAAATGTAATCATATCATTATTAATGACAATCAAGTGCGTGGTCATCGGGACGGAATCTATTTGGAGTTTGTAACAGAATCTATGATTCAAAACAATTTTAGTTCGAAAAATATCCGTTATGGATTGCATTTTATGTTTTCTCATAAAAATGCTTATATCTGTAATACCTTTAAGGACAACGGAGCGGGTGTAGCAGTTATGTATTCACATGAAGTTCAAATGGAACAAAATACATTTGAAAATAACTGGGGAGCGTCTGCTTATGGAATATTACTAAAAGACATTTCTGATAGTAAAATATATGGCAATTTCTTTATTAAAAACACTGTTGGGATTTATATGGAAGGGAGCAGCCGAATTATCGTTATGAAAAATTTATTTAAGGAGAATGGTTGGGCTCTAAAAGTGCAAGCCAGTTGTGATGGAAACTCATTTTTAAATAATAATTTCTTTGGAAATAGTTTTGATGTTTCCACAAATGGCACGATGACTTTAAATACATTTTCAGAAAATTATTGGGATAAGTACGAAGGTTATGATCTTGCGAAAGATGGATTTGGTGATATTCCGTATCATCCGGTAAATTTGTTTTCGATGATTGTAGAACAAAATCCAAGCACCTTAATATTATTGAGAAGTATTTTAATTTCCTTTTTAGATAAGGCAGAAAAAGCCATCCCTAGTTTGACGCCCGAAAACCTATTTGATAAAAAGCCTTTACTTTTTCCAAATATATTATGA
- a CDS encoding ABC transporter ATP-binding protein, which yields MIEVIGLNKKFKKVCALENLQVQFEKGQVVSLIGPNGSGKTTFIKCILGLVKPDSGDILINGKSILNSYLYRSNIGYMPQIGRFPDHMKVYQIFDLLKNVRHNCNSDIDEELIHSYKLEDLFHKPMRTLSGGTRQKVSAAISFLFNPEIYILDEPTAGLDPLSSEILKEKIYNEKQKNKLVLITSHILSDLDDLTTDVLYLQEGRIQFSSSLIELRKQTGEQKFEKAIAKLMKLKLSNSGC from the coding sequence ATGATAGAAGTAATTGGTTTGAATAAAAAATTTAAGAAAGTTTGCGCTTTAGAGAACCTACAGGTGCAGTTTGAGAAAGGGCAGGTAGTTTCATTAATAGGCCCAAATGGCTCCGGAAAAACAACATTCATAAAATGTATTCTTGGGTTGGTGAAACCAGATTCTGGAGATATTCTAATCAATGGAAAATCGATATTAAACTCTTATTTGTATCGATCTAATATTGGATATATGCCACAAATTGGAAGATTTCCTGACCATATGAAAGTTTACCAAATTTTTGATTTACTGAAAAATGTTCGGCACAATTGTAATAGCGATATCGACGAAGAATTAATACATTCCTATAAATTGGAAGACCTGTTTCACAAACCAATGCGAACCTTATCAGGAGGAACACGGCAAAAAGTCAGTGCTGCTATATCCTTTTTGTTTAATCCTGAAATTTATATCCTGGATGAGCCGACTGCCGGATTGGATCCGCTTTCTTCCGAAATACTTAAAGAAAAAATTTATAACGAAAAGCAAAAAAATAAATTAGTATTAATAACATCACATATATTAAGTGATTTGGATGATCTAACGACAGATGTATTGTATTTGCAAGAAGGAAGAATCCAATTCAGTAGTAGCTTGATTGAATTGAGAAAACAGACAGGAGAACAAAAATTTGAGAAGGCAATTGCAAAATTAATGAAACTAAAATTATCGAATTCCGGATGCTAA
- a CDS encoding ABC transporter permease subunit — MLRLSQYIFYDIVRNKVILGYTAFLFLVSVLLFNLEENSSKAILSLLNIQLIVIPLISMIFSTIHYYNSYEFIELLLTQPISRTRVLLSEYLSTAFSLGAALLIGVGIPVLIYVPDIHGISLVLTGIGLTFVCTSIAFYASVISRDKARGIGIVLLLWFYFALIYDGIILMILFSFSDYPLETLSLILTAFNPIDLARVSIMLRMDVSALMGYTGALYKDFFGSILGMFFTFGILFLWMFIPLVFAVHAFCKKDL, encoded by the coding sequence ATGCTAAGATTATCTCAATATATTTTTTATGATATCGTAAGAAACAAAGTAATTCTGGGATATACGGCATTTTTGTTTCTAGTCAGTGTATTATTATTTAATTTAGAAGAGAATTCCAGTAAAGCAATTTTAAGTTTATTAAATATTCAGTTGATCGTCATTCCTTTAATAAGTATGATTTTTTCAACGATTCATTATTATAATTCTTATGAATTTATTGAATTATTATTGACGCAACCAATAAGTAGAACACGCGTTTTATTAAGCGAATATTTGAGTACCGCTTTTTCTTTAGGAGCAGCTCTTTTAATTGGTGTTGGAATACCGGTTTTGATCTATGTACCAGATATACATGGTATCTCCTTAGTTTTGACGGGAATCGGATTAACATTTGTATGCACTTCCATTGCCTTTTATGCTTCTGTTATTTCTAGAGATAAAGCGCGAGGCATAGGAATTGTCTTATTGCTTTGGTTTTATTTTGCTTTAATTTACGATGGAATTATACTTATGATTTTATTTAGTTTTAGTGACTATCCATTGGAAACATTAAGTTTAATTTTAACAGCCTTTAATCCAATTGATCTAGCCAGAGTATCTATCATGCTTAGGATGGATGTTAGTGCATTAATGGGATATACTGGAGCCCTTTATAAGGATTTCTTTGGCAGTATTTTAGGCATGTTTTTTACTTTTGGAATCCTTTTTCTTTGGATGTTTATTCCATTGGTTTTTGCGGTACATGCTTTCTGTAAAAAGGATTTATGA
- the gcvP gene encoding aminomethyl-transferring glycine dehydrogenase, with amino-acid sequence MTSFPRYDRFESRHIGTLGEDLAAMLKTTGASSLDDLIRQTVPDKIRLSKDLDTPAALSEFDYLYMLKGLASKNKVYRSFIGQGYYGTITPSAILRNVFQNPGWYTQYTPYQAEIAQGRLEALLNYQTLVSDLTGLPIANASLLDEGTAAAEAMLLFYHHKATKHKEESPNVFFVDQNVYDQTLAVLKSRAWPQEIEIVVGDWSKDSIPSKCFGVLIQYPDKTGSINDYESFIKKAKEANCMVAMATDLMALCILKSPGELDVDVAFGNSQRFGVPMGFGGPHAAFFATKEDFKRIIPGRIIGVSVDEKGNPALRMALQTREQHIRREKATSNICTAQALLAIMSSMYAVYHGPEGLKAIARRIHDMTGALANALKNAGFELTQNSFFDTISIKADGNLQSEIKAKSNNHNFNFWYTKETIQISLDETITDEELQSILQVLCASAGKTIAVISLPASLHIPSNLVRYSEFLTHPVFNKYHTESSLMRYIKRLENKDLSLVHSMISLGSCTMKLNAATELFPVSWPEFADMHPFAPKNQAEGYLQMAHELESYLSEITGFTACSLQPNSGAQGEYAGLLTIRAYHESRGDGHRKIALIPSSAHGTNPASAVIAGYEVVVTPCDDHGNIIVAELKAKADQYKDQLACLMVTYPSTHGVFETSIQEICKIIHENGGMVYMDGANMNAQVGLTSPARIGADVCHLNLHKTFAIPHGGGGPGMGPICVNDKLKPFLPSHPYLEVNADSHAVPSVSAAPYGSASILLISYAYIRMLGPDGMKKSTEHAILNANYMATCLSEKFNVLYTGENGRVAHELILDLRPFKAIGVSAEDVAKRLMDYGFHAPTLSFPVAGTIMIEPTESENKEELDRFCTALLQIHEEIQEVAEGKYPADNNVLSNAPHTAAVITSDAWDLPYTREKAAFPLSYLKHGAKFWPSVSRVNNAFGDRNLVCTCPPMEAYM; translated from the coding sequence ATGACTTCTTTTCCACGTTACGACCGATTTGAATCCCGCCATATTGGAACCTTAGGGGAGGATCTTGCTGCGATGTTAAAAACTACAGGTGCATCAAGTCTGGACGATCTTATTCGTCAAACAGTTCCAGATAAAATTAGATTGTCGAAAGACCTCGATACCCCAGCCGCTTTATCAGAATTTGATTATTTATATATGTTGAAGGGTTTGGCGTCTAAAAATAAGGTTTACAGAAGCTTTATTGGACAAGGATATTATGGGACTATTACGCCATCAGCAATTCTCAGGAATGTATTTCAAAATCCGGGATGGTATACCCAATATACCCCATATCAGGCCGAAATTGCTCAGGGAAGGCTTGAAGCATTATTAAATTATCAGACCTTGGTTTCTGATTTAACCGGGCTGCCAATTGCAAATGCATCTTTATTAGACGAAGGAACGGCTGCTGCTGAAGCGATGCTTTTGTTTTACCATCATAAAGCGACGAAGCATAAGGAAGAATCTCCGAATGTCTTTTTTGTAGATCAAAACGTTTATGATCAAACACTTGCTGTATTAAAATCGAGAGCTTGGCCTCAAGAAATTGAAATTGTAGTCGGGGATTGGTCAAAAGACTCTATTCCATCAAAATGTTTTGGTGTTTTAATTCAATATCCCGACAAAACAGGTAGTATTAATGATTATGAAAGCTTTATAAAAAAAGCAAAAGAGGCCAATTGTATGGTAGCAATGGCCACTGATTTAATGGCTTTATGTATATTAAAAAGTCCCGGCGAATTAGACGTTGATGTAGCTTTTGGAAATAGTCAACGATTTGGAGTGCCTATGGGATTTGGAGGGCCACATGCTGCTTTTTTTGCAACAAAAGAAGATTTTAAGCGGATTATCCCTGGAAGAATAATTGGAGTTTCTGTTGATGAGAAAGGAAATCCAGCCTTAAGAATGGCTTTGCAAACAAGAGAGCAACATATTCGCAGAGAAAAAGCAACCTCAAATATTTGTACTGCTCAGGCTTTACTTGCTATTATGTCTTCGATGTATGCTGTATATCATGGCCCGGAAGGTCTAAAAGCAATTGCACGACGGATTCATGATATGACTGGAGCCCTGGCAAATGCATTAAAAAATGCTGGATTTGAATTAACTCAAAATTCTTTTTTTGATACGATTTCAATAAAAGCAGATGGCAACTTACAATCAGAAATCAAAGCCAAATCAAATAACCATAATTTTAATTTCTGGTACACAAAAGAAACCATTCAAATAAGTTTGGATGAAACCATTACAGATGAAGAGTTACAAAGCATTTTACAAGTTCTTTGTGCTTCCGCTGGGAAGACAATTGCTGTAATCAGTTTGCCTGCTTCCCTACATATTCCTTCAAATTTGGTTCGTTATTCTGAATTTTTAACACACCCGGTTTTTAATAAATACCATACTGAATCTTCTTTGATGCGGTATATTAAAAGACTAGAAAATAAAGATCTTTCTTTGGTGCATTCTATGATTTCATTAGGCTCTTGTACCATGAAGTTAAATGCAGCTACAGAATTGTTTCCGGTGAGCTGGCCAGAATTTGCTGATATGCATCCTTTTGCTCCAAAAAACCAAGCAGAAGGATATTTGCAAATGGCCCATGAATTGGAAAGTTATTTGTCTGAAATTACTGGATTTACAGCCTGTTCTTTGCAACCCAATTCTGGGGCACAAGGCGAATATGCGGGTTTATTAACCATCCGGGCATATCATGAATCCAGAGGTGATGGACATCGTAAAATTGCTTTAATTCCTTCTTCTGCTCATGGTACAAATCCTGCAAGTGCAGTTATTGCAGGTTATGAAGTGGTAGTTACACCCTGTGATGATCATGGAAACATTATTGTCGCAGAGCTAAAAGCTAAAGCCGACCAATATAAAGATCAGTTAGCCTGTTTAATGGTTACCTATCCTTCCACACATGGTGTTTTTGAAACATCAATCCAGGAGATTTGTAAAATAATCCATGAAAATGGTGGTATGGTATATATGGATGGAGCAAATATGAATGCGCAAGTTGGATTGACCAGTCCGGCTAGAATTGGTGCGGATGTTTGTCATTTAAATTTACATAAAACATTTGCTATTCCACATGGTGGAGGTGGACCTGGTATGGGGCCGATTTGTGTAAATGATAAATTAAAACCATTTCTTCCATCACATCCATATTTGGAAGTAAATGCAGATTCACATGCAGTACCTTCAGTTTCTGCAGCACCCTATGGCAGTGCAAGTATATTATTGATTTCATATGCATATATCAGGATGTTGGGACCCGATGGAATGAAAAAATCTACGGAGCATGCAATTCTAAATGCAAACTATATGGCTACGTGTTTATCTGAAAAATTCAACGTGCTGTATACAGGTGAAAACGGTCGGGTTGCTCATGAATTAATATTAGATTTACGTCCATTTAAAGCAATTGGGGTGAGTGCAGAAGATGTTGCAAAGCGATTAATGGATTATGGATTTCATGCACCTACTTTATCATTTCCAGTTGCTGGAACCATTATGATCGAACCAACGGAATCTGAGAATAAAGAAGAATTGGATCGTTTTTGTACTGCACTTCTACAAATTCATGAAGAAATTCAGGAAGTTGCTGAAGGAAAATATCCTGCAGATAATAATGTGCTCAGTAATGCACCTCATACTGCCGCGGTGATCACATCAGATGCATGGGATTTACCTTATACTCGAGAAAAAGCAGCTTTCCCATTGAGTTATTTAAAACATGGAGCTAAATTCTGGCCTAGTGTAAGCAGAGTAAATAATGCATTTGGAGATCGCAATTTAGTATGTACTTGTCCTCCTATGGAAGCGTATATGTAA